The Trichosurus vulpecula isolate mTriVul1 chromosome 3, mTriVul1.pri, whole genome shotgun sequence genome includes a window with the following:
- the LOC118841662 gene encoding olfactory receptor 1361-like: MGRENQTIISEFLLLGLSSQPEQQQILFWLFLCVYLITVIGNLLIIMAIGLDAQLHSPMYFFLANLSFVDLCFSSVTIPKMLVNHMMRSNSISYVECMLQMYFFITFANMDGFLLMVMAYDRYMAICRPLHYTTVMRPGLCILLVAISWVITNLHALLHTLLMAQLSFCAENIIPHFFCDPYPVRKLSCSDTFISDLMVFTVGGAMFVTPFTCIAISYVFIFSNVMKIPSTQGIQKALSTCGSHLTVVSLFYGAIMGIYLRPSSSYSAVDTVATVIFTVVTPMLNPFIYSLRNQDMKLALQRLILTKAIL; the protein is encoded by the coding sequence ATGGGCAGAGAAAACCAAACCATTATCTCTGAATTCCTTCTCTTGGGGCTCTCCAGTCAGCCAGAACAGCAGCAAATTCTCTTCTGGCTATTCCTGTGTGTCTATCTTATCACTGTGATTGGGAACCTGCTCATCATAATGGCCATTGGTTTGGACGCCCAACTACACTcacccatgtacttcttcctggCCAACCTCTCTTTTGTTGACCTTTGCTTTTCTTCAGTTACAATCCCCAAGATGTTGGTAAACCACATGATGAGAAGCAACTCTATTTCTTATGTGGAGTGCATGTTGCAGATGTATTTCTTTATTACTTTTGCAAACATGGATGGGTTTCTTCTCATGGTGATGGCTTATGACCGCTACATGGCAATTTGCCGCCCACTTCACTACACCACAGTGATGCGCCCTGGACTTTGCATCCTTCTGGTGGCCATATCCTGGGTCATCACTAATCTGCATGCCCTCTTACACACCCTGCTTATGGCTCAATTGTCTTTCTGTGCAGAAAACATCATTCCTCACTTTTTCTGTGATCCCTACCCAGTTCGAAAGCTGTCCTGTTCAGACACCTTCATCAGTGATTTGATGGTGTTCACTGTGGGTGGAGCAATGTTTGTTACTCCATTCACATGCATTGCCATCTCTTATGTCTTCATATTCTCCAATGTGATGAAGATCCCATCTACCCAAGGAATACAGAAAGCCCTGTCCACATGTGGTTCCCACCTCACTGTGGTTTCCCTCTTCTATGGGGCCATAATGGGGATCTACCTGCGCCCCTCATCCTCATATTCAGCTGTGGACACAGTGGCCACAGTTATCTTTACTGTGGTTACCCCCATGCTTAACCCCTTTATCTATAGCCTGAGAAATCAGGACATGAAGCTAGCTCTACAGAGACTGATTCTTACAAAAGCGATCTTGTGA